The following are encoded in a window of Gramella sp. MT6 genomic DNA:
- a CDS encoding helix-turn-helix domain-containing protein: MDSLQILEKLDRIENMVRANKNVLTIEEAAEYTGISRSYLYKLTANGDIPFSKPRGKMIYFSREKLDEWLLSSPSKSKAEIQQEALNYTFRNRR, translated from the coding sequence ATGGACTCATTACAAATACTTGAAAAACTTGACCGAATAGAAAATATGGTTCGCGCCAATAAGAATGTGTTAACCATTGAAGAGGCTGCGGAGTATACTGGTATCTCACGTAGCTACCTGTATAAACTAACTGCCAACGGAGACATTCCATTTTCAAAACCTCGTGGTAAAATGATTTACTTCTCAAGAGAAAAACTGGATGAATGGCTGCTATCCAGTCCCAGTAAATCAAAAGCTGAAATTCAACAGGAAGCGCTTAACTATACTTTCCGAAACAGGAGATAA
- a CDS encoding helix-turn-helix transcriptional regulator, with product MNSKKALILPRYQKIFAGLGENIKLARKRRKLTAEQVAERAGIHRATLHRVEKGDPSVAIGIYFNVLKVLNLEKDFANLANDDKLGRKLQDLDLL from the coding sequence ATGAATTCTAAAAAAGCATTAATTCTTCCGAGATATCAAAAGATATTCGCAGGATTAGGAGAAAATATTAAGCTTGCTCGTAAACGCAGAAAACTAACTGCTGAACAGGTGGCTGAACGAGCGGGCATCCATCGTGCAACATTACATAGAGTAGAAAAGGGAGATCCTTCCGTTGCAATAGGTATCTATTTTAATGTACTGAAAGTATTAAATCTTGAAAAGGATTTTGCTAATCTGGCAAATGATGATAAACTTGGTCGTAAACTTCAGGACCTTGATTTACTCTAA
- a CDS encoding HipA domain-containing protein — MPEGKINIYVYADWKGLEAPTEIGVLSTQFAKGKKAFSFEYNKDWLKRNSYQLLDPEINFFSGPQYPTDKENFGVFLDSMPDTWGKTLMKRRAAQEARSRNEKIPKLYEIDYLLGVYDESRMGALRFKTDRKGPFLDNDTKNPTPPWSSLGDLQEAVNHIESDSETNTIRQWLAVLIAPGSSLGGARPKANVLGKNGDLWIAKFPSKTDTIDKGAWEFLTYRLALDCGIEMAESKIEKITGPYHTFLTKRFDREDGQRIHFSSAMTMTGNTEESLKNVSPSYLDIVDVIENYGINVEENLHQLWRRLIFNIAVSNTDDHLRNHGFIMNEKGWELSPAYDINPSVEKDGLALNIDADDNALDLDLAIGVGEYFRLGEDDMNQIIEEILSVISNWKHYAKKIGIAQKEQLIMEPAFKVEL; from the coding sequence ATGCCGGAAGGAAAAATCAATATATACGTGTATGCCGACTGGAAAGGACTAGAAGCTCCCACCGAGATCGGAGTACTTTCAACACAATTTGCTAAAGGCAAAAAGGCATTCAGCTTTGAGTACAACAAAGATTGGTTGAAGCGCAATTCTTATCAATTACTGGACCCTGAAATTAATTTTTTTTCCGGGCCTCAGTATCCGACAGATAAAGAAAATTTTGGAGTTTTCTTAGATAGTATGCCCGATACATGGGGTAAAACTTTGATGAAGAGGAGGGCGGCACAGGAGGCCAGATCTAGAAATGAAAAAATACCCAAACTCTATGAAATTGATTACTTGTTAGGTGTTTATGATGAAAGTAGAATGGGGGCTTTACGATTTAAGACCGATAGGAAGGGACCATTTTTAGATAACGATACTAAGAATCCAACTCCGCCGTGGTCCTCTTTGGGCGATCTGCAGGAGGCGGTAAATCACATAGAAAGTGATTCTGAAACTAATACTATCAGACAATGGCTTGCTGTACTGATTGCTCCAGGATCTTCTCTTGGCGGTGCCAGACCAAAGGCCAATGTATTAGGGAAAAATGGAGATCTTTGGATTGCAAAATTTCCTTCTAAAACGGATACAATTGACAAGGGGGCATGGGAATTCCTAACATATAGACTAGCCCTTGATTGTGGGATAGAAATGGCAGAATCGAAAATTGAAAAAATTACAGGACCTTACCATACATTTTTGACAAAGAGGTTCGATCGTGAAGACGGACAAAGAATTCATTTTTCTTCAGCAATGACAATGACCGGTAATACCGAAGAATCTTTAAAAAATGTTAGTCCAAGTTATCTTGATATCGTTGATGTAATTGAAAATTATGGTATTAATGTGGAGGAGAATTTACATCAATTATGGCGCCGTTTAATTTTTAATATCGCTGTATCAAATACTGATGATCATTTAAGAAATCACGGCTTTATAATGAATGAAAAAGGATGGGAGTTATCACCGGCTTATGATATAAATCCTTCTGTGGAAAAGGATGGACTAGCATTGAATATCGATGCAGACGACAATGCACTCGATTTAGATCTAGCCATAGGCGTTGGAGAATATTTTCGTTTAGGGGAAGATGATATGAATCAGATTATTGAAGAAATTTTATCTGTAATAAGTAATTGGAAACACTATGCAAAAAAGATTGGTATTGCCCAGAAAGAGCAATTAATTATGGAACCCGCTTTCAAAGTGGAACTATAA
- a CDS encoding site-specific integrase yields the protein MKIKLKKKKLKTGKYSLYIEYYKGFIQNDKGKIEHNREFEYLKEYLIIEPKTTKERQENAEVLLRAEQVLSIRKAEYAQGKYGIKDKNKDRLLFITYYDKLKEDRYESKGNYDNWDAAQNHLEDYIGKRKITFEDVDEDFVLGFKKFLNHKSRTKSNTPLSQNSKYTYYNKFKAALRQAFNDGYTRRNFAATVKGYAQGETSREYLTHEELQGLAKARCKHQILKNAFLFSCLTGLRWSDINKLNWAEVRDEDEGSRLIFKQKKTAGQEYQYISGQARNLLGKRRKENDRVFQGLKYGAHFNAEILRWCMRAGITKHITFHSARHTHAVLLLENGADIYTVSKVLGHKEIRTTQVYAKIVDKKKKEAAYLIPELQMDYEF from the coding sequence ATGAAAATCAAACTCAAAAAGAAAAAATTAAAGACTGGAAAGTATAGCCTTTATATTGAATATTATAAAGGCTTCATCCAGAATGATAAAGGTAAGATTGAACATAATAGGGAATTTGAATATTTAAAAGAATACCTTATTATTGAACCAAAGACAACTAAAGAACGCCAAGAAAATGCTGAGGTCCTGTTGAGAGCCGAGCAGGTGCTATCAATCCGTAAGGCTGAATATGCACAAGGCAAATATGGTATAAAAGATAAAAATAAGGATAGACTACTCTTTATCACTTATTATGATAAACTTAAAGAGGATCGTTATGAAAGCAAAGGTAATTACGACAATTGGGATGCTGCTCAAAATCACCTTGAGGATTATATAGGTAAGAGAAAAATAACATTTGAAGATGTTGATGAAGATTTTGTTCTAGGCTTCAAAAAGTTTTTAAATCATAAATCCCGAACAAAATCGAATACTCCTCTATCTCAAAACTCAAAGTATACTTATTACAATAAATTTAAAGCAGCTTTACGGCAAGCTTTTAATGATGGCTATACGCGAAGAAATTTCGCTGCCACGGTCAAAGGATATGCCCAGGGTGAAACCTCCCGAGAGTATTTAACTCATGAAGAATTACAGGGGCTTGCTAAAGCCAGATGTAAACATCAAATACTAAAAAATGCATTTCTATTCAGCTGCTTAACCGGTTTAAGATGGAGCGATATTAATAAATTGAACTGGGCCGAAGTTCGAGATGAAGATGAAGGCTCCCGACTTATTTTTAAACAGAAAAAGACTGCCGGTCAGGAATACCAGTATATTTCAGGTCAGGCCAGGAATTTACTAGGAAAAAGAAGAAAAGAAAATGATCGGGTTTTTCAAGGTTTGAAGTATGGTGCACATTTTAATGCAGAAATTCTAAGGTGGTGCATGCGGGCCGGTATTACCAAGCATATTACCTTTCATAGCGCCAGACATACTCATGCAGTACTATTACTTGAAAACGGAGCAGATATTTATACGGTTTCAAAAGTACTCGGCCATAAAGAAATAAGAACCACTCAGGTATATGCTAAAATCGTAGACAAAAAGAAAAAAGAAGCAGCCTATTTAATTCCAGAGTTACAAATGGATTATGAATTTTGA
- the mnmE gene encoding tRNA uridine-5-carboxymethylaminomethyl(34) synthesis GTPase MnmE produces MKLNDTIVALATPSGAGAIAIIRVSGPEALKIVAPLFKAKSKKDLAEQPTHTLHLGNIMDGERTIDEVLASVFRAPKSYTGEETVELSCHGSPYIQQEIIQLLIRKGCRSAEAGEFTLRAFLNAKMDLSQAEAVADLINSENAASHQMAMQQMRGGFSNEIQKLREELLNFASLIELELDFAEEDVEFANRDQFRDLVSRIQTVLKRLIDSFATGNVLKNGIPVAIVGEPNVGKSTLLNALLNEERAIVSDIAGTTRDTIEDEMSIGGVGFRFIDTAGIRETKDVVESIGIKKTFEKISQAQVVVYLVDSSQIAVNRERLQEVRIEIEKIKNKFPQKPLLIIANKTDRLAPEEVENLKVKLEDISSHAERAEFLLLSAKTNLGVEELKDRLLEFVNTGALRNSDTIVTNSRHYAALLKALEEINKVEDGLNADLSGDLLAIDIRQALHHFGEITGEITNDDLLGNIFANFCIGK; encoded by the coding sequence ATGAAATTGAATGATACTATTGTTGCTCTTGCCACGCCTTCAGGTGCCGGTGCTATTGCTATTATAAGGGTTTCTGGACCCGAGGCCCTCAAAATTGTTGCTCCGCTTTTTAAAGCGAAAAGCAAAAAAGATCTTGCCGAGCAACCTACTCATACCCTGCACCTGGGAAATATAATGGATGGCGAAAGGACTATAGATGAAGTTCTGGCTTCCGTTTTTCGTGCTCCAAAATCCTATACCGGTGAGGAAACTGTGGAATTATCCTGTCATGGGAGTCCTTATATTCAGCAGGAGATCATTCAATTATTGATCAGAAAAGGATGTCGTTCAGCCGAAGCCGGGGAATTCACCCTACGGGCATTCCTGAATGCAAAAATGGACCTTAGCCAGGCAGAAGCTGTGGCCGATCTTATAAATTCTGAAAATGCCGCTTCTCACCAGATGGCCATGCAACAGATGCGCGGTGGTTTTTCAAATGAAATTCAGAAGTTACGTGAAGAATTATTGAATTTCGCATCCCTGATCGAACTCGAACTTGATTTTGCCGAAGAAGATGTAGAATTTGCCAATAGAGATCAATTCAGAGATCTGGTTTCCAGAATCCAGACAGTTCTAAAAAGACTGATCGATTCATTCGCAACAGGAAACGTGCTGAAAAACGGAATTCCCGTGGCTATTGTGGGTGAACCGAATGTTGGAAAATCGACCTTATTGAATGCATTGCTGAACGAGGAAAGAGCGATTGTTTCTGATATTGCCGGAACTACTAGAGATACAATTGAAGATGAAATGAGTATTGGAGGAGTTGGATTCAGGTTTATAGATACCGCTGGGATTAGGGAAACCAAAGATGTGGTGGAAAGCATCGGGATCAAAAAGACATTTGAAAAGATAAGCCAGGCACAGGTTGTAGTATACCTGGTAGACAGTTCACAGATCGCGGTAAACAGAGAAAGGCTTCAGGAGGTTAGAATTGAAATTGAAAAGATCAAGAACAAATTTCCACAGAAACCATTATTGATCATCGCCAATAAAACCGACCGACTTGCCCCTGAAGAAGTCGAGAACTTAAAAGTAAAGCTGGAAGATATTTCCAGTCATGCAGAAAGGGCTGAATTTCTCTTATTATCTGCAAAAACCAATCTTGGAGTTGAGGAATTAAAAGACAGATTACTGGAATTTGTAAATACCGGAGCACTTCGCAATAGTGACACTATAGTAACCAATTCAAGACACTATGCAGCCCTTCTAAAAGCCCTGGAAGAAATCAATAAGGTAGAAGACGGGTTAAACGCCGATCTTTCCGGAGACCTACTGGCAATCGATATCCGCCAGGCTCTGCATCATTTTGGTGAGATCACAGGTGAGATCACAAACGATGATCTTCTCGGGAATATTTTCGCGAATTTTTGTATTGGAAAATAA
- a CDS encoding DUF4870 domain-containing protein produces MREDKQMLVMTHLSQLLDLVTGIGGFIVPLILWLTQKDKVAGMDMHGKMILNFQISLFIYSIICIPLILLFGLGFLGLIIIGLIALILPIINALKVSNGEMPYYPLTIEFLK; encoded by the coding sequence ATGAGAGAAGACAAACAAATGTTAGTCATGACGCACCTGAGTCAGTTATTAGACCTGGTTACAGGTATAGGCGGATTTATAGTCCCCCTTATTCTTTGGCTAACTCAAAAAGATAAAGTAGCCGGAATGGATATGCACGGAAAAATGATCCTGAACTTTCAGATAAGTTTGTTTATATATTCCATCATATGTATTCCGCTGATCCTTTTATTCGGATTAGGATTTCTGGGATTGATCATCATAGGATTGATCGCCTTAATTTTACCAATAATAAACGCTTTGAAAGTCAGTAATGGGGAAATGCCCTATTACCCATTGACCATAGAATTTCTGAAATAA
- the dnaN gene encoding DNA polymerase III subunit beta: protein MKFIVSSNYLLKQLQILGGVINNSNTLPILDNFLFDLNHDELTVSASDLETTMSAKLKVESDSEGKIAVPAKLLLDTLKTFPEQPLTFVVEDNNTIELSSNHGKYALAYADGEEFPNPVELEDPSSTVVEADILASAISKTIFASGNDDLRPVMSGVFFQFKEDGLTFVATDAHKLVKYSREDIKANQDAEFIMPKKPLNLLKGILAGSESEVLIEYNESNAKFTFDETQLICRLIDGKYPNYEAVIPKENPNKLTIERNQFLSSVRRVSIFSNKTTHQVRLKIAGAELNISAEDVDYSNKAEERLTCSYQGDDMQIGFNSRFLIEMLGNLTADEVMLEMSLPNRAGILTPVDGLDPGEKITMLVMPVMLNS from the coding sequence ATGAAATTTATTGTATCCAGCAACTATCTGCTGAAACAGCTACAAATACTTGGAGGGGTAATCAACAACAGTAATACATTACCAATATTAGATAATTTCCTTTTTGATCTTAATCACGACGAACTTACCGTTTCTGCTTCAGATCTTGAAACCACGATGTCTGCGAAACTAAAGGTAGAATCAGATTCTGAAGGTAAAATTGCAGTTCCTGCGAAATTACTTCTAGATACGTTAAAGACCTTTCCAGAGCAACCGCTAACCTTTGTAGTTGAAGATAACAATACCATAGAACTAAGTTCGAACCACGGTAAATATGCACTTGCTTATGCCGATGGTGAAGAATTCCCAAATCCGGTAGAGCTTGAAGATCCAAGCAGCACGGTGGTGGAAGCCGATATTCTGGCGTCTGCTATTTCCAAGACTATTTTCGCTTCGGGGAATGACGACCTTAGACCGGTAATGAGCGGGGTTTTCTTCCAGTTCAAGGAAGACGGACTTACTTTCGTGGCTACCGATGCTCATAAACTTGTAAAATATTCCAGAGAAGATATCAAGGCCAATCAGGATGCTGAATTCATCATGCCTAAGAAACCTTTGAACCTTCTTAAAGGAATCCTTGCCGGAAGTGAATCTGAAGTATTGATCGAATACAACGAATCCAATGCCAAGTTTACATTTGACGAAACTCAGCTGATCTGTAGATTGATCGATGGGAAATACCCAAATTATGAGGCGGTAATTCCGAAGGAAAATCCGAATAAACTGACGATTGAAAGAAACCAATTCTTAAGCTCTGTAAGAAGGGTTTCTATTTTCTCGAATAAAACCACTCACCAGGTTAGATTGAAGATCGCTGGTGCCGAGCTTAATATTTCTGCAGAAGATGTAGATTACAGCAATAAGGCAGAAGAGCGTTTAACCTGTTCATACCAAGGCGATGATATGCAGATTGGTTTCAACTCAAGGTTTCTTATTGAAATGCTGGGCAACCTAACTGCAGATGAAGTAATGCTTGAAATGAGCTTACCTAACAGAGCGGGTATTCTAACTCCGGTTGACGGGTTGGATCCAGGAGAAAAAATAACCATGCTGGTAATGCCAGTAATGCTTAACAGCTAA
- the gldG gene encoding gliding motility-associated ABC transporter substrate-binding protein GldG, with protein MRKSNKIKSLLILLVILVAVNFLASEFYLRFDLTQDQRYSLSPAAKEIVADVEQPVIFDVFLEGSFPSEFRRLRNETRQMLEEFSAYNRNIKFNFVNPLEEGDDANAIAEEFYKMGMTPARLNVQENGKNSESIIFPWAIANYGDKTVKIPLLKNQIGATDEERVNASVQQLEYSLSDGLSKLIYPREKKIAVMRGSGELPDAKIADFIKTIQEYYFMAPFTLDSAATNPEKTLADLKEYDLVLEPKPTQPYSENEKYVLDQYLMNGGKMLWLAETTNMETDSLFNERGTAIALPRNLNLGDYFFSYGIRINPEIVNDLYSAPIILASGDGNNTRFNPYPWFYSPLTSSPNHHPIINNIEAVKFEYANPIDTLANDIKKTILLSSSPRTKLEGVPTQISLNMVGEKPDISTYDAGEQPLAVLLEGRFKSVYKNRIKPFEISNPLDEGKESKMLVISDGDVIKNDIQAGKPLELGFQRYTGNTYGNKEFLLNSVNYLLDDTGLINIRSKEINLAFLDKEKTAAQREQWQLINLTGPLLLLIIFGVSFRFYRKKKYVK; from the coding sequence ATGAGAAAATCAAATAAGATAAAATCACTTTTGATCTTACTGGTTATTCTTGTAGCCGTGAATTTTCTTGCTTCAGAATTCTATTTACGTTTTGATCTTACCCAGGACCAGAGATATAGTCTCTCGCCTGCAGCTAAAGAAATTGTTGCCGATGTAGAACAACCCGTTATTTTTGATGTTTTTCTTGAAGGTAGTTTTCCATCGGAATTCAGAAGACTGAGAAATGAGACCCGGCAAATGCTGGAAGAATTTTCAGCCTATAACCGGAATATCAAATTCAATTTTGTAAATCCGCTTGAAGAAGGCGATGATGCCAACGCCATTGCCGAAGAATTCTATAAAATGGGAATGACCCCAGCAAGACTGAATGTTCAGGAAAATGGCAAGAATAGTGAAAGCATTATTTTCCCGTGGGCAATCGCAAATTATGGCGATAAAACGGTTAAAATTCCGCTGCTAAAAAATCAGATCGGAGCAACCGATGAGGAACGCGTAAACGCTTCGGTACAGCAACTGGAATATTCGCTGTCGGACGGTTTAAGCAAACTGATCTATCCCCGTGAAAAGAAGATCGCGGTGATGCGTGGGAGTGGAGAACTACCGGATGCCAAGATCGCCGATTTCATCAAGACTATCCAGGAGTATTACTTTATGGCTCCCTTCACCCTGGATTCCGCTGCTACCAATCCCGAAAAAACACTTGCAGATCTCAAGGAATACGACCTCGTACTGGAACCCAAACCAACACAGCCATATTCTGAAAATGAAAAATACGTGCTGGATCAATATCTAATGAATGGTGGCAAAATGCTTTGGCTAGCTGAAACTACTAACATGGAAACAGATAGTCTTTTCAATGAAAGAGGAACAGCTATTGCCCTACCGAGAAATCTCAATCTGGGGGATTACTTTTTCTCCTACGGAATTCGCATAAATCCCGAAATTGTAAATGACCTCTACTCTGCCCCTATCATCCTTGCTAGTGGAGACGGAAATAACACCAGGTTCAATCCTTATCCCTGGTTCTACAGTCCGCTAACAAGTTCGCCGAACCATCACCCGATAATAAACAATATCGAGGCAGTAAAATTCGAATATGCAAATCCAATCGATACGCTGGCCAACGATATTAAAAAGACGATTCTTTTAAGCAGTTCTCCACGTACAAAACTGGAAGGAGTACCTACGCAGATCAGCCTTAATATGGTTGGAGAGAAACCGGATATAAGTACTTATGACGCAGGAGAGCAGCCTTTAGCTGTTTTACTGGAAGGTAGATTCAAATCTGTATATAAAAATCGTATAAAGCCTTTTGAAATTTCGAACCCGCTTGATGAAGGTAAGGAGTCGAAAATGCTGGTAATTTCTGACGGTGATGTGATCAAAAATGATATCCAGGCAGGAAAACCACTTGAATTGGGCTTTCAGCGATATACCGGAAACACTTATGGGAATAAAGAATTCCTTCTAAATTCCGTGAATTATTTGCTTGATGATACAGGATTAATAAACATACGGTCCAAAGAGATCAACCTGGCCTTTCTTGACAAGGAAAAGACAGCTGCCCAAAGGGAACAATGGCAATTGATCAATTTGACGGGACCACTTCTATTATTAATCATTTTTGGAGTTTCTTTCAGGTTCTATAGAAAGAAGAAATATGTAAAGTAA
- the gldF gene encoding gliding motility-associated ABC transporter permease subunit GldF: MLAILNKEIQSFFSSLTGYLVIGLFLIACGFFLFIFSGGYNILDSGFADLKPFFNLAPWIFLFLIPAISMKSFADEKRMGTMEILLTKPIGLWKLITGKYLGVVVLVILAIIPTLLYVLTISQLGRPVGNFDVGATIGSYIGLIFLGACYAAIGIFASSLSSNQIVSFLLGVFLCFISYYAFEGLAETNIFGASSYILESFGISFHYKSISRGVIDTRDIIYFLSLIFLFLKLTEINLSATKNRR, encoded by the coding sequence ATGCTTGCAATACTGAATAAAGAAATACAATCCTTCTTTTCTTCCCTTACAGGTTATCTCGTAATTGGGTTATTCCTTATTGCGTGCGGATTTTTTCTTTTCATTTTTTCTGGCGGATATAATATTCTGGATAGCGGTTTTGCAGATCTTAAACCATTTTTTAACCTGGCTCCATGGATCTTTCTATTCCTGATACCGGCCATCTCCATGAAAAGTTTTGCTGATGAAAAGCGAATGGGTACCATGGAAATACTGCTTACAAAACCAATAGGGCTTTGGAAGCTTATTACCGGAAAATATTTGGGAGTTGTTGTATTAGTTATTCTGGCTATAATTCCAACCCTGCTTTATGTTTTAACTATTAGTCAGTTGGGCAGACCTGTTGGAAATTTTGATGTTGGTGCGACCATTGGTTCTTATATCGGATTAATCTTTCTAGGCGCCTGTTATGCGGCAATTGGGATATTCGCATCGAGCTTATCCTCCAACCAGATCGTTTCATTCTTACTCGGAGTATTTCTTTGCTTTATTTCCTATTACGCATTCGAAGGACTGGCAGAAACTAATATTTTTGGTGCCTCCAGCTATATCCTGGAATCCTTCGGTATCAGTTTTCATTATAAAAGTATAAGCCGCGGTGTTATAGACACACGTGACATTATATATTTCCTGAGTTTGATTTTTCTTTTCCTGAAACTGACTGAAATCAATCTTTCAGCAACTAAGAACCGGCGATAA
- a CDS encoding antibiotic biosynthesis monooxygenase family protein: MFVRIVKMGFQPEKIDEFLANFEENKAKIRGFEGCLFLELYRGKDNTNQFFTYSYWKDEESLENYRNSELFKNVWAKTKVFFNEKPEAWSVDKLVTLD, encoded by the coding sequence ATGTTTGTAAGAATAGTAAAAATGGGCTTTCAACCGGAGAAGATCGATGAATTCCTGGCTAATTTCGAAGAGAATAAGGCTAAAATAAGAGGATTTGAAGGCTGCCTGTTTTTAGAACTCTATCGGGGAAAAGACAATACAAACCAGTTTTTCACGTATTCATACTGGAAAGATGAAGAATCCCTTGAAAACTATAGAAATTCTGAACTCTTTAAAAATGTCTGGGCAAAAACGAAAGTTTTTTTCAATGAAAAACCTGAAGCCTGGAGTGTTGATAAATTAGTTACGCTGGACTAG
- a CDS encoding SAM-dependent chlorinase/fluorinase: MAIITLTTDFGEKDYFAGAVKGAIYSELSDVRIVDISHSVSPFHISEAAYIIKNAYKSFPKGSIHIIGIDSELTPENKHLAVKLDEHYFICANNGILSLLASEIRPEKIVEINIHDKIQTNFPVLDVFVKVACHIARGGTLEVIGKSVSQIKYLKQFEPIINSDKNQILGHVIYIDNYGNVITNISRKLFETVGKGRAFKISARTVNFNVIYETYSHAINFDVEKEKRKEEDGKKLAVFNSAGYIELAMYKSNPSTVGSAASLFGLEYLDTITVNFE, encoded by the coding sequence ATGGCAATCATTACTTTAACGACCGATTTCGGGGAGAAAGATTATTTCGCTGGTGCGGTTAAAGGAGCTATCTATAGCGAATTAAGTGATGTTAGAATTGTTGATATTTCACATTCTGTTTCTCCATTTCATATTAGCGAGGCTGCTTACATTATTAAAAACGCCTATAAGAGTTTTCCAAAGGGCAGCATTCATATAATCGGAATAGATTCTGAACTTACTCCAGAGAATAAACATTTAGCGGTTAAACTGGATGAACATTACTTTATCTGTGCTAATAATGGAATCCTTTCTTTACTAGCTTCAGAAATAAGACCTGAAAAGATCGTTGAGATCAACATACATGATAAAATTCAGACTAATTTTCCTGTCCTGGATGTATTTGTAAAAGTGGCCTGCCATATCGCACGTGGCGGTACCCTGGAAGTGATAGGTAAAAGTGTAAGCCAGATCAAGTATCTCAAACAGTTTGAACCAATTATCAATTCAGATAAGAATCAGATTTTAGGTCATGTAATATATATTGATAACTACGGAAATGTGATCACAAATATTTCCAGAAAACTTTTTGAAACCGTTGGGAAGGGACGAGCTTTTAAAATAAGTGCCAGGACGGTTAATTTTAATGTGATCTACGAGACCTACAGTCATGCTATTAATTTTGATGTAGAGAAAGAAAAACGAAAAGAAGAAGATGGTAAAAAACTGGCTGTTTTTAATTCGGCAGGATACATAGAACTGGCCATGTATAAAAGTAATCCAAGTACTGTGGGAAGTGCAGCAAGTCTTTTTGGGCTTGAATACCTAGATACCATAACTGTAAATTTTGAATAG
- a CDS encoding PhoH family protein: MNELLIELSEISPREFFGQQNEHIELLKKYFPKLKIVARGSKIRVFGDEEMLEEFDKRFSMLMDHFGKYNKLDENTIERVLTSESEEDYETSKESGETIVHGISGKVIKAQTANQRKMVELSKKNDLVFAIGPAGTGKTYTGVALAVKALKEKQVKRIILTRPAVEAGENLGFLPGDLKEKLDPYMQPLYDALRDMIPHEKLEVFIEKGVIQIAPLAFMRGRTLDHAFVILDEAQNTTHAQMKMFLTRMGKNAKFMITGDPGQIDLPRRVISGLKEALLVLKDVKGVGTVYLDDKDVIRHRLVKKIIAAYKTIEHND; the protein is encoded by the coding sequence TTGAACGAACTTCTTATTGAACTCTCAGAAATTAGCCCTCGAGAATTTTTCGGGCAGCAAAATGAACACATAGAACTCTTAAAAAAGTACTTTCCAAAATTAAAGATCGTTGCTAGGGGTAGTAAGATACGCGTCTTTGGAGATGAAGAAATGCTGGAAGAATTCGATAAGCGATTTTCGATGTTGATGGATCATTTTGGGAAATACAACAAACTTGACGAAAATACTATCGAAAGGGTTTTGACCAGTGAGAGCGAAGAAGATTATGAAACTTCAAAGGAAAGTGGAGAAACCATAGTTCATGGAATTAGCGGAAAGGTGATCAAAGCCCAGACCGCCAACCAGAGAAAAATGGTGGAGCTTTCCAAAAAGAATGATTTGGTATTCGCTATTGGACCTGCAGGAACAGGAAAGACCTATACCGGGGTAGCTTTGGCGGTAAAAGCTCTCAAAGAAAAACAGGTGAAAAGGATCATCCTAACCAGGCCTGCGGTAGAAGCAGGGGAGAACCTTGGTTTTCTTCCAGGGGATCTTAAAGAAAAACTGGATCCGTATATGCAGCCTTTATACGATGCCCTAAGGGATATGATCCCTCATGAGAAATTAGAGGTGTTTATTGAAAAAGGGGTTATACAGATCGCGCCGCTGGCTTTTATGCGTGGACGAACATTAGACCATGCTTTTGTGATCCTTGATGAAGCACAGAACACCACTCATGCCCAAATGAAAATGTTCCTTACCAGGATGGGTAAGAATGCGAAATTTATGATCACTGGAGACCCGGGGCAAATAGATCTGCCAAGAAGAGTGATCTCGGGATTAAAGGAAGCGCTACTGGTTCTTAAGGATGTAAAAGGCGTTGGCACAGTTTATCTTGATGATAAAGATGTTATCCGTCACAGATTGGTGAAAAAGATCATTGCCGCATATAAAACTATTGAACACAACGATTAA